The Anas acuta chromosome 18, bAnaAcu1.1, whole genome shotgun sequence genome has a segment encoding these proteins:
- the CENPX gene encoding centromere protein X isoform X2 has protein sequence MEERDGGFRKDTVERLLRLHFRDDRTRVNGDALRLTAELLKVFVREAAARAARQAQAEDVENVNIEHVEKVLPQLLLDF, from the exons ATGGAGGAGCGGGACGGCGGCTTCAGGAAG GACACCGTGGAGCGGCTGCTCCGCCTGCACTTCCGTGACGACAGGACGCGAG TTAACGGCGACGCTCTGCGGCTGACGGCGGAGCTGCTCAAGGTCTTCGTGCGAG AAGCAGCGGCACGAGCAGCGCGGCAGGCTCAAGCGGAGGACGTGGAAAACGTGAATATTGAGCATGTAGAGAAAGTGCTGCCACAGCTG CTCCTAGATTTCTAG
- the CENPX gene encoding centromere protein X isoform X1 — translation MAAARRHLPPPGAALPPRSRAPPPPRPGRTSAGRGRPRAPPWRSGTAASGRTPWSGCSACTSVTTGRERLVVAVNGDALRLTAELLKVFVREAAARAARQAQAEDVENVNIEHVEKVLPQLLLDF, via the exons ATGGCCGCGGCGCGGCGCCACCTCCCGCCGCCGGGCGCGGCGCTGCCGCCACGGagccgcgcccccccccccccccgccccggccgcACTtccgcggggcggggccggccgCGCGCGCCGCCATGGAGGAGCGGGACGGCGGCTTCAGGAAG GACACCGTGGAGCGGCTGCTCCGCCTGCACTTCCGTGACGACAGGACGCGAG CGCCTTGTCGTTGCAGTTAACGGCGACGCTCTGCGGCTGACGGCGGAGCTGCTCAAGGTCTTCGTGCGAG AAGCAGCGGCACGAGCAGCGCGGCAGGCTCAAGCGGAGGACGTGGAAAACGTGAATATTGAGCATGTAGAGAAAGTGCTGCCACAGCTG CTCCTAGATTTCTAG
- the LRRC45 gene encoding leucine-rich repeat-containing protein 45 isoform X3 has protein sequence MEEFRRAYARLCAAGGAAPQEAVLRRLRELGEAPGRGRLDLAAQSLSLETCGALGRLLPGAAPFAEVALGDCGLSEEGVKLLLHGLCSNTTVKSLDLKGNNLRTMGAEALGKLLRQNKSIRSLILEWNSLGVWEEGFSFFCQGLGANNSLQRLDLRNNQINHHGAGELAMALKRNASLQELDLRWNNIGLLGGRALLNCLHSNKALKRLELAGNNVPSDILKAVEQALDHNQDRQTILSETQNRACMLSKEILNLKDEKTKQFLDLMDTIDKQREEIARSGRLQMTEAALALSEQKVHNLGELLSAMKQEQANMVERHFAELQQQKQEGADREGKLFRDLSACSEKNLLLRNQVDELEKKCKVQQDQLFQLKQDLTNTTAELKLRAVQAEERLEMEKRRLKQSLEDMESLRLKEVDHMTQHMEASERSLQDRVQRLEAIRIALEEELSQVKAAALTERGHAEEELIKVRNQARLDEQQRLEHLQEKLRLMTESRDEAQNCCLKQKQMVSEAQAKASQLSLHADGLRRRIEELQQDLNSKEQEKVTEVNKVKVELQEQIGHLQAERTAQEGLREKIAALERQLKVLSSNHREALLDKEGEISVLLEKLRMKEADISRMREEEAQRANLLQNAIMAYVQGSPLRTHSSRK, from the exons ATGGAGGAGTTCCGGCGGGCCTACGCGCGGCTGTGCGCGGCCGGCGGCGCGGCGCCGCAGGAGGCCGTGCTGCGGCGGCTGCGGGAGCTCGGCGAGGCGCCGGGCCGCGGCCGCCTGGACCTGGCGGCGCAGAGCCTCTCGCTGGAGACGTGCGGCGCCCTGGGCCGGCTGCTGCCCGGCGCCGCGCCCTTCGCCGAGGTGGCGCTCGGCGACTGCGGCCTGAGCGAGGAAG GTGTGAAACTTCTGTTGCATGGTCTTTGTTCGAACACCACGGTCAAATCTTTGGATCTGAAG GGAAATAACCTGCGAACCATGGGAGCTGAGGCTTTGGGAAAACTTCTTAGGCAGAACAAATCCATCaggag CCTAATCTTGGAATGGAACAGCCTGGGCGTGTGGGAGGAGggcttctcctttttctgccaGGGACTGGGAGCAAACAACTCTCTCCAGCGACTAGATCTGCGCAATAACCAGATCAACCATCATGGGGCAGGAGAGTTGGCCATGGCACTGAAACGAAATGCTAGCCTACAGGAGCTGG ATTTGCGTTGGAACAATATCGGGCTTCTGGGTGGCCGAGCTTTGTTGAACTGCCTGCACAGCAACAAGGCCCTGAagaggctggagctggctgggaacAATGTTCCCAGTGACATCCTGAAAGCTGTGG AACAAGCCCTGGATCACAACCAAGACCGTCAGACTATCCTCAGTGAGACCCAGAACCGAGCTTGCATGCTCAGCAAGGAGATTTTGAATCTGAAGGATGAGAAGACCAAGCAG TTCTTAGATTTGATGGATACTATAGACAAACAGAGGGAAGAAATAGCCAGGAGTGGCAG ACTGCAGATGACTGAAGCTGCCCTGGCTCTGTCTGAGCAGAAGGTGCACAATTTGGGAGAGCTTCTGAGTGCCATGAAACAAGAACAAGCCAACATGGTTGAGCGCCACTTtgcagagctccagcagcaaaagcag GAAGGTGCTGATCGAGAAGGGAAGCTTTTCCGTGACTTGTCTGCTTGCAGTGAGAAGAACTTGCTTCTAAGAAACCAG GTGGATGAGTTGGAGAAGAAGTGCAAAGTCCAGCAGGATCAGTTATTCCAGCTGAAACAAGACTTGACCAACacaacagcagagctgaagcTAAGGGCTGTGCAGGCTGAGG AGCGCCTagaaatggagaagagaagattAAAACAAAGTCTTGAAGACATGGAATCACTTCGGTTAAAAGAG GTGGATCATATGACACAGCACATGGAGGCCAGTGAACGTTCTCTGCAAGACAGGGTACAGAGGCTGGAGGCCATCAGGATAGCTCTGGAGGAG gagctgagccAAGTCAAAGCAGCTGCACTCACTGAGCGAGGACATGCAGAGGAAGAGTTGATAAAAGTTCGTAATCAGGCACGGCTGGATGAG CAGCAACGACTAGAACATCTACAAGAGAAGCTGCGGCTAATGACTGAATCACGGGATGAAGCTCAGAACTGCTGccttaaacaaaaacagatggTTAGTGAGGCTCAAGCTAAGGCCAGTCAGTTGAGCCTGCACGCTGATGGACTCAGAAGGCGGATAGAGGAACTTCAGCAG GACCTGAATAGTAAGGAACAGGAGAAAGTGACAGAAGTGAATAAAGTGAAAGTGGAATTACAGGAGCAGATTGGACACCTACAGGCAGAACGCACAGCACAGGAAGGGCTGAGAGAGAAGATTGCAGCACTGGAGAGACAGCTGAAAG TCTTATCAAGCAATCACCGGGAGGCACTGCTGGACAAAGAAGGTGAAATCTCTGTGTTGCTGGAGAAGCTGAGAATGAAAGAGGCTGACATCTCCAGGATGAGGGAAGAAGAGGCCCAGCGAGCAAATCTGTTGCAGAATGCCATCATGGCATATGTGCAGGGCTCTCCCTTAAGAACCCACAGTTCTAGGAAATGA
- the LRRC45 gene encoding leucine-rich repeat-containing protein 45 isoform X1, translating into MEEFRRAYARLCAAGGAAPQEAVLRRLRELGEAPGRGRLDLAAQSLSLETCGALGRLLPGAAPFAEVALGDCGLSEEGVKLLLHGLCSNTTVKSLDLKGNNLRTMGAEALGKLLRQNKSIRSLILEWNSLGVWEEGFSFFCQGLGANNSLQRLDLRNNQINHHGAGELAMALKRNASLQELDLRWNNIGLLGGRALLNCLHSNKALKRLELAGNNVPSDILKAVEQALDHNQDRQTILSETQNRACMLSKEILNLKDEKTKQFLDLMDTIDKQREEIARSGRISAGRVSQLQEALKEQHSIMNSVKAKLQMTEAALALSEQKVHNLGELLSAMKQEQANMVERHFAELQQQKQEGADREGKLFRDLSACSEKNLLLRNQVDELEKKCKVQQDQLFQLKQDLTNTTAELKLRAVQAEERLEMEKRRLKQSLEDMESLRLKEVDHMTQHMEASERSLQDRVQRLEAIRIALEEELSQVKAAALTERGHAEEELIKVRNQARLDEQQRLEHLQEKLRLMTESRDEAQNCCLKQKQMVSEAQAKASQLSLHADGLRRRIEELQQDLNSKEQEKVTEVNKVKVELQEQIGHLQAERTAQEGLREKIAALERQLKVLSSNHREALLDKEGEISVLLEKLRMKEADISRMREEEAQRANLLQNAIMAYVQGSPLRTHSSRK; encoded by the exons ATGGAGGAGTTCCGGCGGGCCTACGCGCGGCTGTGCGCGGCCGGCGGCGCGGCGCCGCAGGAGGCCGTGCTGCGGCGGCTGCGGGAGCTCGGCGAGGCGCCGGGCCGCGGCCGCCTGGACCTGGCGGCGCAGAGCCTCTCGCTGGAGACGTGCGGCGCCCTGGGCCGGCTGCTGCCCGGCGCCGCGCCCTTCGCCGAGGTGGCGCTCGGCGACTGCGGCCTGAGCGAGGAAG GTGTGAAACTTCTGTTGCATGGTCTTTGTTCGAACACCACGGTCAAATCTTTGGATCTGAAG GGAAATAACCTGCGAACCATGGGAGCTGAGGCTTTGGGAAAACTTCTTAGGCAGAACAAATCCATCaggag CCTAATCTTGGAATGGAACAGCCTGGGCGTGTGGGAGGAGggcttctcctttttctgccaGGGACTGGGAGCAAACAACTCTCTCCAGCGACTAGATCTGCGCAATAACCAGATCAACCATCATGGGGCAGGAGAGTTGGCCATGGCACTGAAACGAAATGCTAGCCTACAGGAGCTGG ATTTGCGTTGGAACAATATCGGGCTTCTGGGTGGCCGAGCTTTGTTGAACTGCCTGCACAGCAACAAGGCCCTGAagaggctggagctggctgggaacAATGTTCCCAGTGACATCCTGAAAGCTGTGG AACAAGCCCTGGATCACAACCAAGACCGTCAGACTATCCTCAGTGAGACCCAGAACCGAGCTTGCATGCTCAGCAAGGAGATTTTGAATCTGAAGGATGAGAAGACCAAGCAG TTCTTAGATTTGATGGATACTATAGACAAACAGAGGGAAGAAATAGCCAGGAGTGGCAG GATATCTGCGGGACGAGTCAGCCAGCTACAGGAAGCATTGAAGGAACAGCACTCTATTATGAATTCAGTGAAAGCCAA ACTGCAGATGACTGAAGCTGCCCTGGCTCTGTCTGAGCAGAAGGTGCACAATTTGGGAGAGCTTCTGAGTGCCATGAAACAAGAACAAGCCAACATGGTTGAGCGCCACTTtgcagagctccagcagcaaaagcag GAAGGTGCTGATCGAGAAGGGAAGCTTTTCCGTGACTTGTCTGCTTGCAGTGAGAAGAACTTGCTTCTAAGAAACCAG GTGGATGAGTTGGAGAAGAAGTGCAAAGTCCAGCAGGATCAGTTATTCCAGCTGAAACAAGACTTGACCAACacaacagcagagctgaagcTAAGGGCTGTGCAGGCTGAGG AGCGCCTagaaatggagaagagaagattAAAACAAAGTCTTGAAGACATGGAATCACTTCGGTTAAAAGAG GTGGATCATATGACACAGCACATGGAGGCCAGTGAACGTTCTCTGCAAGACAGGGTACAGAGGCTGGAGGCCATCAGGATAGCTCTGGAGGAG gagctgagccAAGTCAAAGCAGCTGCACTCACTGAGCGAGGACATGCAGAGGAAGAGTTGATAAAAGTTCGTAATCAGGCACGGCTGGATGAG CAGCAACGACTAGAACATCTACAAGAGAAGCTGCGGCTAATGACTGAATCACGGGATGAAGCTCAGAACTGCTGccttaaacaaaaacagatggTTAGTGAGGCTCAAGCTAAGGCCAGTCAGTTGAGCCTGCACGCTGATGGACTCAGAAGGCGGATAGAGGAACTTCAGCAG GACCTGAATAGTAAGGAACAGGAGAAAGTGACAGAAGTGAATAAAGTGAAAGTGGAATTACAGGAGCAGATTGGACACCTACAGGCAGAACGCACAGCACAGGAAGGGCTGAGAGAGAAGATTGCAGCACTGGAGAGACAGCTGAAAG TCTTATCAAGCAATCACCGGGAGGCACTGCTGGACAAAGAAGGTGAAATCTCTGTGTTGCTGGAGAAGCTGAGAATGAAAGAGGCTGACATCTCCAGGATGAGGGAAGAAGAGGCCCAGCGAGCAAATCTGTTGCAGAATGCCATCATGGCATATGTGCAGGGCTCTCCCTTAAGAACCCACAGTTCTAGGAAATGA
- the LRRC45 gene encoding leucine-rich repeat-containing protein 45 isoform X2, whose translation MEEFRRAYARLCAAGGAAPQEAVLRRLRELGEAPGRGRLDLAAQSLSLETCGALGRLLPGAAPFAEVALGDCGLSEEGVKLLLHGLCSNTTVKSLDLKGNNLRTMGAEALGKLLRQNKSIRSLILEWNSLGVWEEGFSFFCQGLGANNSLQRLDLRNNQINHHGAGELAMALKRNASLQELDLRWNNIGLLGGRALLNCLHSNKALKRLELAGNNVPSDILKAVEQALDHNQDRQTILSETQNRACMLSKEILNLKDEKTKQFLDLMDTIDKQREEIARSGRISAGRVSQLQEALKEQHSIMNSVKAKLQMTEAALALSEQKVHNLGELLSAMKQEQANMVERHFAELQQQKQEGADREGKLFRDLSACSEKNLLLRNQVDELEKKCKVQQDQLFQLKQDLTNTTAELKLRAVQAEERLEMEKRRLKQSLEDMESLRLKEVDHMTQHMEASERSLQDRVQRLEAIRIALEEELSQVKAAALTERGHAEEELIKVRNQARLDEQRLEHLQEKLRLMTESRDEAQNCCLKQKQMVSEAQAKASQLSLHADGLRRRIEELQQDLNSKEQEKVTEVNKVKVELQEQIGHLQAERTAQEGLREKIAALERQLKVLSSNHREALLDKEGEISVLLEKLRMKEADISRMREEEAQRANLLQNAIMAYVQGSPLRTHSSRK comes from the exons ATGGAGGAGTTCCGGCGGGCCTACGCGCGGCTGTGCGCGGCCGGCGGCGCGGCGCCGCAGGAGGCCGTGCTGCGGCGGCTGCGGGAGCTCGGCGAGGCGCCGGGCCGCGGCCGCCTGGACCTGGCGGCGCAGAGCCTCTCGCTGGAGACGTGCGGCGCCCTGGGCCGGCTGCTGCCCGGCGCCGCGCCCTTCGCCGAGGTGGCGCTCGGCGACTGCGGCCTGAGCGAGGAAG GTGTGAAACTTCTGTTGCATGGTCTTTGTTCGAACACCACGGTCAAATCTTTGGATCTGAAG GGAAATAACCTGCGAACCATGGGAGCTGAGGCTTTGGGAAAACTTCTTAGGCAGAACAAATCCATCaggag CCTAATCTTGGAATGGAACAGCCTGGGCGTGTGGGAGGAGggcttctcctttttctgccaGGGACTGGGAGCAAACAACTCTCTCCAGCGACTAGATCTGCGCAATAACCAGATCAACCATCATGGGGCAGGAGAGTTGGCCATGGCACTGAAACGAAATGCTAGCCTACAGGAGCTGG ATTTGCGTTGGAACAATATCGGGCTTCTGGGTGGCCGAGCTTTGTTGAACTGCCTGCACAGCAACAAGGCCCTGAagaggctggagctggctgggaacAATGTTCCCAGTGACATCCTGAAAGCTGTGG AACAAGCCCTGGATCACAACCAAGACCGTCAGACTATCCTCAGTGAGACCCAGAACCGAGCTTGCATGCTCAGCAAGGAGATTTTGAATCTGAAGGATGAGAAGACCAAGCAG TTCTTAGATTTGATGGATACTATAGACAAACAGAGGGAAGAAATAGCCAGGAGTGGCAG GATATCTGCGGGACGAGTCAGCCAGCTACAGGAAGCATTGAAGGAACAGCACTCTATTATGAATTCAGTGAAAGCCAA ACTGCAGATGACTGAAGCTGCCCTGGCTCTGTCTGAGCAGAAGGTGCACAATTTGGGAGAGCTTCTGAGTGCCATGAAACAAGAACAAGCCAACATGGTTGAGCGCCACTTtgcagagctccagcagcaaaagcag GAAGGTGCTGATCGAGAAGGGAAGCTTTTCCGTGACTTGTCTGCTTGCAGTGAGAAGAACTTGCTTCTAAGAAACCAG GTGGATGAGTTGGAGAAGAAGTGCAAAGTCCAGCAGGATCAGTTATTCCAGCTGAAACAAGACTTGACCAACacaacagcagagctgaagcTAAGGGCTGTGCAGGCTGAGG AGCGCCTagaaatggagaagagaagattAAAACAAAGTCTTGAAGACATGGAATCACTTCGGTTAAAAGAG GTGGATCATATGACACAGCACATGGAGGCCAGTGAACGTTCTCTGCAAGACAGGGTACAGAGGCTGGAGGCCATCAGGATAGCTCTGGAGGAG gagctgagccAAGTCAAAGCAGCTGCACTCACTGAGCGAGGACATGCAGAGGAAGAGTTGATAAAAGTTCGTAATCAGGCACGGCTGGATGAG CAACGACTAGAACATCTACAAGAGAAGCTGCGGCTAATGACTGAATCACGGGATGAAGCTCAGAACTGCTGccttaaacaaaaacagatggTTAGTGAGGCTCAAGCTAAGGCCAGTCAGTTGAGCCTGCACGCTGATGGACTCAGAAGGCGGATAGAGGAACTTCAGCAG GACCTGAATAGTAAGGAACAGGAGAAAGTGACAGAAGTGAATAAAGTGAAAGTGGAATTACAGGAGCAGATTGGACACCTACAGGCAGAACGCACAGCACAGGAAGGGCTGAGAGAGAAGATTGCAGCACTGGAGAGACAGCTGAAAG TCTTATCAAGCAATCACCGGGAGGCACTGCTGGACAAAGAAGGTGAAATCTCTGTGTTGCTGGAGAAGCTGAGAATGAAAGAGGCTGACATCTCCAGGATGAGGGAAGAAGAGGCCCAGCGAGCAAATCTGTTGCAGAATGCCATCATGGCATATGTGCAGGGCTCTCCCTTAAGAACCCACAGTTCTAGGAAATGA
- the LRRC45 gene encoding leucine-rich repeat-containing protein 45 isoform X4 has product MGAEALGKLLRQNKSIRSLILEWNSLGVWEEGFSFFCQGLGANNSLQRLDLRNNQINHHGAGELAMALKRNASLQELDLRWNNIGLLGGRALLNCLHSNKALKRLELAGNNVPSDILKAVEQALDHNQDRQTILSETQNRACMLSKEILNLKDEKTKQFLDLMDTIDKQREEIARSGRISAGRVSQLQEALKEQHSIMNSVKAKLQMTEAALALSEQKVHNLGELLSAMKQEQANMVERHFAELQQQKQEGADREGKLFRDLSACSEKNLLLRNQVDELEKKCKVQQDQLFQLKQDLTNTTAELKLRAVQAEERLEMEKRRLKQSLEDMESLRLKEVDHMTQHMEASERSLQDRVQRLEAIRIALEEELSQVKAAALTERGHAEEELIKVRNQARLDEQQRLEHLQEKLRLMTESRDEAQNCCLKQKQMVSEAQAKASQLSLHADGLRRRIEELQQDLNSKEQEKVTEVNKVKVELQEQIGHLQAERTAQEGLREKIAALERQLKVLSSNHREALLDKEGEISVLLEKLRMKEADISRMREEEAQRANLLQNAIMAYVQGSPLRTHSSRK; this is encoded by the exons ATGGGAGCTGAGGCTTTGGGAAAACTTCTTAGGCAGAACAAATCCATCaggag CCTAATCTTGGAATGGAACAGCCTGGGCGTGTGGGAGGAGggcttctcctttttctgccaGGGACTGGGAGCAAACAACTCTCTCCAGCGACTAGATCTGCGCAATAACCAGATCAACCATCATGGGGCAGGAGAGTTGGCCATGGCACTGAAACGAAATGCTAGCCTACAGGAGCTGG ATTTGCGTTGGAACAATATCGGGCTTCTGGGTGGCCGAGCTTTGTTGAACTGCCTGCACAGCAACAAGGCCCTGAagaggctggagctggctgggaacAATGTTCCCAGTGACATCCTGAAAGCTGTGG AACAAGCCCTGGATCACAACCAAGACCGTCAGACTATCCTCAGTGAGACCCAGAACCGAGCTTGCATGCTCAGCAAGGAGATTTTGAATCTGAAGGATGAGAAGACCAAGCAG TTCTTAGATTTGATGGATACTATAGACAAACAGAGGGAAGAAATAGCCAGGAGTGGCAG GATATCTGCGGGACGAGTCAGCCAGCTACAGGAAGCATTGAAGGAACAGCACTCTATTATGAATTCAGTGAAAGCCAA ACTGCAGATGACTGAAGCTGCCCTGGCTCTGTCTGAGCAGAAGGTGCACAATTTGGGAGAGCTTCTGAGTGCCATGAAACAAGAACAAGCCAACATGGTTGAGCGCCACTTtgcagagctccagcagcaaaagcag GAAGGTGCTGATCGAGAAGGGAAGCTTTTCCGTGACTTGTCTGCTTGCAGTGAGAAGAACTTGCTTCTAAGAAACCAG GTGGATGAGTTGGAGAAGAAGTGCAAAGTCCAGCAGGATCAGTTATTCCAGCTGAAACAAGACTTGACCAACacaacagcagagctgaagcTAAGGGCTGTGCAGGCTGAGG AGCGCCTagaaatggagaagagaagattAAAACAAAGTCTTGAAGACATGGAATCACTTCGGTTAAAAGAG GTGGATCATATGACACAGCACATGGAGGCCAGTGAACGTTCTCTGCAAGACAGGGTACAGAGGCTGGAGGCCATCAGGATAGCTCTGGAGGAG gagctgagccAAGTCAAAGCAGCTGCACTCACTGAGCGAGGACATGCAGAGGAAGAGTTGATAAAAGTTCGTAATCAGGCACGGCTGGATGAG CAGCAACGACTAGAACATCTACAAGAGAAGCTGCGGCTAATGACTGAATCACGGGATGAAGCTCAGAACTGCTGccttaaacaaaaacagatggTTAGTGAGGCTCAAGCTAAGGCCAGTCAGTTGAGCCTGCACGCTGATGGACTCAGAAGGCGGATAGAGGAACTTCAGCAG GACCTGAATAGTAAGGAACAGGAGAAAGTGACAGAAGTGAATAAAGTGAAAGTGGAATTACAGGAGCAGATTGGACACCTACAGGCAGAACGCACAGCACAGGAAGGGCTGAGAGAGAAGATTGCAGCACTGGAGAGACAGCTGAAAG TCTTATCAAGCAATCACCGGGAGGCACTGCTGGACAAAGAAGGTGAAATCTCTGTGTTGCTGGAGAAGCTGAGAATGAAAGAGGCTGACATCTCCAGGATGAGGGAAGAAGAGGCCCAGCGAGCAAATCTGTTGCAGAATGCCATCATGGCATATGTGCAGGGCTCTCCCTTAAGAACCCACAGTTCTAGGAAATGA